Proteins encoded within one genomic window of Manduca sexta isolate Smith_Timp_Sample1 chromosome 18, JHU_Msex_v1.0, whole genome shotgun sequence:
- the LOC115443373 gene encoding uncharacterized protein LOC115443373 produces MVNVGLTSKPKVVNDTILGQTRRILGGHEVGDTRPYMIKVNSLQVYLRPASSADPHLDPNWLCGGVIIHERYILTSAACIEDVKQFYVVSGTHRWVPLDVKNDECINNGAKKAVWKCVPKSYFFDGNDFDNIRWMVDDIAVVKVEDDFNFYRRVRGCDFIPKKIAYNNESEEFEKPGTTASTAGWGSLDNFGDSVLRAAVNSPVLLESDVMVISKRNCKRRWDARYHYIIDSSMICTKDSQDTDVISRVCSEHEVNCKDLVYSDEDEDNARRRLVIDSNDLQLHTAVHSAGTRRSKGTSGGFCENDHGGPLVSGQGKSAMVIGVVSACMTKHLTNKCYGPFLFTSVYKNRNIINCAINKDLAVTCRKLLRSSKTQLFETVFNWSSFGSASKKAANKKLADAPKLRPIFRARKSTPREPRISDILIRLQR; encoded by the exons atGGTTAATGTTg GACTTACTAGCAAACCAAAAGTGGTCAACGACACAATTCTTGGACAAACAAGAAGGATACTTGGTGGTCATGAAGTGGGCGACACTAGACCTTACATG ATAAAAGTTAATTCCCTTCAGGTGTATTTAAGACCAGCGTCATCTGCAGATCCGCATTTAGATCCTAACTGGTTATGCGGAGGCGTTATCATTCATGAAAGATACATCCTAACATCCGCTGCTTGCATAGAAGACGTTAAACAGTTCTATGTAGTATCTGGAACTCATAG ATGGGTGCCATTGGACGTTAAAAACGATGAATGCATCAACAACGGAGCTAAAAAAGCGGTGTGGAAATGTGTTCCTAAAA GTTACTTTTTTGACGGCAATGATTTCGACAACATACGTTGGATGGTAGACGACATCGCTGTTGTTAAAGTAGAGGATGATTTCAACTTCTACCGTCGCGTGAGAGGCTGCGACTTCATACCCAAAAAGATCGCGTATAACAACGAATCTGAAGAATTTGAGAAACCTGGTACCACCGCATCGACTGCTGGATGGGGCTCTTTAGACAATTTTGGTGAT AGTGTATTACGTGCAGCGGTAAACTCACCTGTTCTGCTGGAAAGCGATGTGATGGTGATATCGAAAAGGAACTGCAAAAGGCGTTGGGACGCTCGCTACCATTACATCATAGATTCCAGCATGATCTGCACTAAAGACAGTCAGGATACCGATGTTATTAGCAGAGTTTGTTCT GAACATGAAGTGAATTGCAAAGACTTGGTGTATTCTGATGAAGACGAGGATAACGCGAGACGCAGACTCGTTATCGACTCTAACGACTTACAACTACACACAGCAGTACATTCGGCTGGTACTAGAAGATCTAAAGGCACGTCTGGAGGATTCTGTGAg AACGACCACGGAGGTCCCTTAGTCAGTGGGCAAGGCAAAAGTGCTATGGTTATTGGTGTCGTATCAGCGTGTATGACTAAGCACCTTACTAACAAGTGTTACGGTCCATTCTTGTTTACTAGTGTCTACAAGAACCGCAATATCATCAACTGCGCCATTAATAAGGATCTTGC agtaACATGCAGGAAGCTGTTGAGGTCTTCAAAAACACAACTGTTTGAGACTGTATTCAACTGGTCAAGTTTTGGCAG tGCCTCGAAAAAAGCTGCTAATAAAAAACTAGCGGATGCGCCTAAATTACGACCTATTTTCAGAGCAAGGAAGTCAACTCCTA GAGAGCCAAGAATAAGCGATATATTGATCAGATTACAACGttga